In Paenarthrobacter sp. GOM3, a single window of DNA contains:
- a CDS encoding ABC transporter permease, with product MNSTTEQAPALPEARRVPARAGIKPPGSGPKKRKAKAPQQSFRSRLRRDKQMLLMMVPGVAFLLLFFYIPILGNVIAFQDYQPYLGIGDSLWVGWQNFVELFGNPDFLHAFWNTLYLAAWQLVFLFPVPLVLALIVDSLISTRVRKIFQSIAYLPHFLSWVLVIAFFQQMLGGAGFINNLLRDWGMDPIPFMTNPETFPVMVVVQMIWKDAGWAMIIFLAALASIDASLYEAAAADGAGRWRRMWHITLPGLRPVIVLLLILRIGDILSVGFEQFILQRDAVGAGAAEVLDTFTYYTGVVGGGWSSGAAAGLAKGVVSALLIYGANKLAHRFGEDGIFAKQAR from the coding sequence ATGAACTCGACGACGGAACAGGCTCCGGCATTGCCCGAAGCTCGCCGAGTCCCGGCCAGGGCGGGCATCAAGCCGCCGGGGTCCGGTCCAAAGAAGCGGAAGGCCAAGGCCCCGCAGCAAAGCTTCCGGTCACGCCTGCGACGCGATAAGCAGATGCTCCTCATGATGGTGCCGGGCGTAGCCTTCCTGCTGCTCTTCTTCTACATTCCTATCCTTGGCAACGTCATCGCGTTCCAGGACTACCAGCCCTACTTGGGCATCGGTGACAGCTTGTGGGTTGGCTGGCAGAACTTCGTGGAGCTGTTCGGAAACCCGGACTTCCTCCACGCCTTCTGGAACACCCTGTATCTGGCGGCGTGGCAACTGGTCTTCCTGTTCCCGGTGCCCCTGGTACTGGCGCTGATTGTCGATTCGCTGATCAGCACCCGCGTTCGCAAGATCTTCCAGAGCATCGCCTACCTCCCGCACTTCCTGTCCTGGGTGCTGGTGATCGCGTTCTTCCAACAGATGCTCGGTGGTGCAGGATTCATCAACAACCTGCTCCGCGACTGGGGCATGGACCCGATTCCGTTCATGACCAACCCCGAGACTTTTCCGGTCATGGTGGTGGTCCAGATGATCTGGAAAGACGCCGGCTGGGCCATGATCATCTTCCTGGCAGCCCTTGCCAGCATTGATGCCTCGCTCTACGAAGCAGCCGCAGCGGATGGTGCGGGCCGCTGGCGCCGGATGTGGCACATTACCCTTCCCGGCCTCCGGCCCGTGATCGTCCTGCTCCTGATCCTGCGAATCGGCGACATCCTGTCCGTCGGATTTGAGCAGTTCATCCTCCAACGGGACGCCGTCGGGGCCGGAGCTGCGGAAGTGCTGGACACCTTTACCTACTACACCGGCGTAGTGGGCGGTGGCTGGAGCTCAGGTGCAGCAGCCGGGCTCGCCAAGGGTGTGGTCAGCGCCTTGTTGATCTACGGCGCCAACAAACTTGCCCACCGTTTCGGAGAAGACGGAATCTTCGCAAAACAAGCGCGCTAA
- a CDS encoding carbohydrate ABC transporter permease: MATTLFTRKPRELTYNPKRPVWKEKPSALYQTVKAVVLIVFSISILTPILLVVSTSLADTEQLVKAGGFVLWPERPTLEAYATIFKGPMVLQSLGVSMLITAVGTILALFVTITMAYATSRTVLFGRPVILAVLFTLLFAPGLIPSFLMIRQLGLLDSLWSLILPGIFGAFNFVVMRSFFMNIPGELIESARIDGANDWQILWRIVMPLSKAVIAVVGLFYAVGFWNSFFNALLYINDHSKWPIQLLLRNFVVQGSGAADQLGITTTPPPQSIQMAVVVVALVPILMVYPFLQKHFAKGVITGAVKG; encoded by the coding sequence ATGGCAACAACACTTTTCACCAGGAAACCCCGGGAACTGACGTACAACCCCAAACGCCCGGTGTGGAAGGAAAAGCCTTCCGCGCTCTACCAAACGGTCAAAGCAGTAGTCCTGATCGTCTTCAGTATCTCCATCCTGACCCCCATCTTGTTGGTGGTTTCGACGTCCCTTGCGGATACGGAACAGCTCGTCAAGGCAGGCGGCTTCGTCCTCTGGCCCGAACGACCCACATTGGAGGCCTACGCCACCATCTTCAAAGGCCCCATGGTCCTGCAGTCCCTGGGTGTGAGCATGCTGATCACGGCAGTGGGCACCATCCTGGCGCTGTTCGTGACCATCACCATGGCCTACGCCACCAGCCGCACTGTCCTCTTCGGCCGGCCGGTGATCCTCGCGGTCCTGTTCACACTGCTCTTCGCGCCGGGCCTGATTCCGTCCTTCCTCATGATCCGTCAACTTGGATTGCTGGACTCCCTGTGGTCGCTGATCCTCCCCGGCATCTTCGGTGCCTTCAACTTTGTGGTGATGCGGTCCTTCTTCATGAACATTCCCGGGGAACTGATTGAAAGCGCCAGGATCGACGGCGCCAACGACTGGCAGATCCTGTGGCGGATCGTCATGCCGCTGTCCAAAGCCGTGATCGCCGTCGTCGGGCTGTTCTACGCGGTTGGTTTCTGGAACTCCTTCTTCAATGCGTTGCTCTACATCAACGACCACTCCAAGTGGCCCATCCAGTTGTTGCTCCGCAACTTCGTAGTCCAGGGCAGCGGTGCCGCAGATCAGCTCGGAATCACCACCACGCCTCCACCGCAGTCCATCCAGATGGCCGTGGTGGTGGTTGCCCTGGTCCCCATCCTGATGGTTTACCCGTTCCTCCAAAAGCACTTTGCCAAGGGCGTCATCACTGGCGCCGTGAAGGGCTGA
- a CDS encoding sugar ABC transporter substrate-binding protein — MTSTTSQAGFSRRGFLGLAGLAVTAVGLSACGGGGSASNGGAAASASVKLPTYKEFTGVTPDIAGNAKGLQAGYFKLPTAVQSVKTPPLKGKVTGLTETFDTMSPGLKDNPFWQRLNAKLGGDLELQIAEDIGDGYPAKFATVLASNDLPDMMWVPPNQGIPNVGPMLEAKFQDLTPYLSGDAVLEYPNLAALKPDSWKTAVVNGKIWGAPIPSTPFGQVYVGNHAVWEQVGGFEAGSADEFLDKAKELTRPGEQKYALEPAYINALHMVTEWFGAPNSWAVNKDRTLTHLYETDEYLAGVEFTAKMFAAGVFYPDSKATDIRSRVANGSVAAQVVVGPHDIRSCRSLNKDAQFDILIPFSADGKVKPVYDMGYGTVGFTPFKKAEEGKIRELLALINYLSAPFGTVEYMQKNFGELGQDYTIDASGNPARTETGTTNAPGLVSALNIMSSPENVIFNPGFDDDTRYVSKQEEKLLEFAWRNPTNGSYSDTNAKVGAKITKQLRDKVVDIITGRAKIDELKDAVKRWKSEGGDKMRDEYQAALDPNAPVFRS; from the coding sequence ATGACGAGCACTACCTCACAGGCTGGATTCAGCCGCCGCGGTTTCCTTGGCCTCGCAGGCCTGGCCGTGACCGCCGTCGGCCTGTCCGCCTGCGGTGGTGGCGGGTCCGCGAGCAATGGAGGCGCCGCCGCCTCGGCTTCGGTCAAACTGCCCACGTATAAGGAATTTACCGGCGTCACCCCGGATATTGCGGGCAACGCCAAGGGCCTACAGGCCGGCTACTTCAAACTGCCCACCGCCGTGCAGTCCGTGAAGACGCCGCCACTCAAGGGCAAAGTGACCGGGCTGACCGAAACGTTCGACACCATGAGCCCGGGCCTGAAGGACAACCCGTTCTGGCAAAGGCTCAACGCCAAGCTAGGCGGCGACCTGGAGCTGCAGATCGCCGAGGATATCGGCGACGGCTACCCGGCGAAGTTCGCCACCGTCCTTGCCAGCAACGACCTCCCGGACATGATGTGGGTTCCGCCGAACCAGGGCATCCCCAACGTCGGGCCCATGCTCGAAGCCAAGTTCCAGGACCTGACGCCGTACCTCTCCGGTGACGCCGTCCTTGAGTACCCCAATCTCGCGGCCCTGAAGCCCGATTCCTGGAAGACCGCCGTCGTGAATGGCAAGATCTGGGGAGCTCCCATCCCGAGTACCCCGTTCGGCCAGGTCTACGTAGGCAACCACGCTGTGTGGGAGCAGGTGGGCGGCTTTGAGGCCGGCAGCGCTGATGAGTTCCTGGACAAGGCCAAGGAACTGACGCGTCCGGGCGAGCAGAAGTATGCGTTGGAGCCGGCCTACATCAACGCCCTCCACATGGTTACGGAGTGGTTCGGCGCCCCGAATAGCTGGGCAGTGAACAAGGACCGCACGCTGACGCACCTTTACGAAACCGACGAGTACCTGGCCGGGGTGGAGTTCACCGCCAAGATGTTCGCCGCCGGCGTCTTCTACCCGGACTCCAAAGCCACCGACATCCGTTCGCGCGTCGCCAACGGAAGCGTCGCAGCCCAGGTTGTGGTGGGTCCGCACGACATCCGCAGCTGCCGCTCGCTGAACAAGGACGCCCAGTTCGACATCTTGATCCCCTTCAGTGCCGACGGCAAGGTCAAGCCCGTCTACGACATGGGCTACGGAACAGTCGGTTTCACGCCGTTCAAGAAGGCGGAGGAGGGCAAGATCCGCGAGCTCCTCGCGCTGATCAACTACCTGTCGGCGCCGTTCGGCACCGTGGAGTACATGCAAAAGAACTTCGGCGAACTCGGCCAGGACTACACCATCGATGCCTCCGGCAACCCGGCGCGCACCGAAACCGGCACCACCAACGCCCCCGGCCTGGTCTCGGCGTTGAACATCATGTCCAGCCCGGAAAACGTCATCTTCAACCCGGGCTTCGACGACGACACACGGTACGTCAGCAAGCAGGAAGAAAAGCTCCTCGAGTTCGCCTGGCGCAACCCCACCAACGGTTCCTACTCGGACACCAACGCCAAGGTGGGCGCAAAGATCACCAAGCAACTGCGCGACAAGGTGGTGGACATCATCACCGGCCGCGCCAAGATCGACGAGCTCAAGGACGCGGTAAAGCGCTGGAAGAGCGAGGGCGGTGACAAGATGCGCGATGAGTACCAGGCCGCGTTGGACCCCAACGCCCCGGTGTTCAGGAGCTAG
- a CDS encoding LacI family DNA-binding transcriptional regulator, whose product MAKTSSTGVRPTIRMVAELAGVSTATVSYVLSGRRGDGGPGVSDPTAEKVKAAAERLGYRPNQAARAIRTGRTNTVILSLTMLSDPWSLSVIESVQKAAAPLGITPMILGDADWVKVLGTHNADAVFVDAVSKGQRDELRKLAEHGTTLVVFDEGLEAEGFDVIRSIAGPGCRMAVEHLLHGHRKIACLTPATAAGTSGGARYRAYAEALTAAGIAEREDYVGLFDGTSAGAYAAATRVLSLPDRPTAIYATTDYAAVSAINAAQRLGLAVGTDVDIIGVGNTVEGERMSPSLSTVGPVDFFDKLARLLLRRATAQSGDAAGGVPAGPGVLDFPWHLFVRESAPHRSAATRLY is encoded by the coding sequence ATGGCAAAAACGAGCAGCACCGGAGTCCGACCCACCATCCGTATGGTGGCCGAATTGGCGGGCGTCTCAACGGCCACGGTTTCCTATGTCCTGTCCGGTCGCCGCGGCGATGGCGGACCAGGCGTTTCGGACCCGACGGCGGAAAAGGTCAAGGCCGCTGCGGAGCGGCTCGGCTACCGTCCCAACCAGGCGGCCCGTGCCATCCGGACGGGCCGCACCAACACGGTGATCCTGTCGCTGACCATGTTGTCCGATCCTTGGTCCCTGTCCGTCATTGAGTCCGTCCAGAAGGCAGCCGCCCCGCTCGGCATCACCCCGATGATCCTCGGAGATGCAGACTGGGTGAAGGTCCTGGGAACGCATAACGCCGACGCCGTGTTCGTTGACGCGGTCAGCAAGGGCCAGCGGGATGAGCTTCGTAAGCTCGCCGAGCACGGGACCACGCTGGTGGTCTTCGACGAAGGATTGGAAGCGGAAGGCTTCGACGTTATCCGTTCCATTGCCGGGCCTGGCTGCCGCATGGCCGTGGAGCACCTGCTCCACGGCCACCGGAAGATCGCCTGCCTGACCCCAGCCACGGCAGCGGGAACCTCGGGTGGGGCGCGGTACCGGGCCTACGCCGAAGCGCTCACAGCGGCCGGAATTGCTGAACGTGAAGACTACGTGGGCTTGTTCGACGGCACCAGTGCCGGGGCCTACGCTGCGGCAACGCGGGTGCTCAGCCTGCCGGACCGGCCCACGGCTATCTATGCCACCACGGATTACGCCGCGGTCAGCGCCATCAATGCCGCGCAACGCCTGGGCCTGGCAGTGGGCACTGACGTAGACATCATCGGTGTCGGCAACACGGTGGAAGGTGAGCGGATGTCGCCCTCGCTGAGCACTGTTGGTCCCGTGGACTTTTTCGACAAGCTCGCCCGGCTGCTCCTGCGACGCGCAACCGCGCAGTCGGGAGACGCTGCCGGAGGCGTCCCAGCAGGACCGGGCGTCCTGGACTTCCCCTGGCACTTGTTCGTGCGTGAATCGGCGCCGCATCGCAGCGCCGCAACCAGACTTTACTAA
- a CDS encoding Gfo/Idh/MocA family protein has product MEKDLKVGIVGFGLRSGLWKHAHKPGQGSEVTIVCDLSERGRADAAERIPTARITDDLEELLASGLDAVLVLTPDNQHAAVAVRTLKAGIPTFCEKPLDITVEAADLILKTAYDTGTRLYVGHNMRHMPVVVQMRQLIEDGRIGDVKAVWCRHFVGHGGDYYFKDWHAQRANVTSLLLQKGAHDIDVIHWLAGGYTKRVAAVGDLAVYGSVANRSDNAGKRMGDWFSMDNWPPTEQKDLAEVIDVEDISMMNMVLDNGVLASYQQCHFTPDYWRNYTVIGTKGRIENLGDGPGETINVWTSRTSGYAAPDEVITINDGEGGHGGADPRLIEEFLRFASEGGQTQTSPIAARQAVVAGILAAESLRGDGSAREVPPLPAELVEYFDAGQPALVRD; this is encoded by the coding sequence ATGGAAAAGGATTTGAAGGTCGGCATCGTAGGTTTTGGCCTGCGGTCGGGGCTTTGGAAGCATGCCCACAAGCCGGGCCAAGGTTCTGAGGTCACCATCGTTTGCGACCTCAGCGAACGCGGCCGTGCAGACGCTGCTGAGCGCATCCCCACGGCGCGGATCACGGATGATCTTGAGGAGCTGCTGGCCAGCGGCCTGGACGCCGTACTGGTCCTGACCCCCGATAACCAGCACGCCGCCGTCGCCGTCCGTACGCTCAAGGCGGGTATCCCCACCTTCTGCGAGAAGCCTCTGGACATCACCGTGGAGGCCGCGGACCTGATCCTGAAGACCGCTTACGACACCGGCACCCGGCTCTACGTCGGCCACAACATGCGCCACATGCCGGTGGTGGTCCAGATGCGCCAGCTCATTGAAGACGGCAGGATCGGTGACGTCAAGGCTGTGTGGTGCCGGCACTTCGTGGGCCACGGCGGTGACTACTACTTCAAGGACTGGCACGCGCAGCGTGCCAACGTCACTTCGCTGTTGCTCCAAAAAGGTGCGCACGACATTGACGTGATCCACTGGCTGGCCGGCGGGTACACCAAGCGGGTTGCCGCCGTCGGCGATCTTGCGGTCTACGGAAGCGTGGCCAATCGGAGCGACAACGCCGGAAAGCGCATGGGCGACTGGTTCTCCATGGATAACTGGCCGCCCACGGAGCAGAAGGACCTGGCGGAGGTGATCGACGTCGAGGATATTTCCATGATGAACATGGTGCTGGACAACGGCGTGCTGGCCTCCTACCAGCAGTGCCACTTCACTCCGGACTACTGGCGGAACTACACGGTGATCGGCACAAAGGGCCGGATCGAGAACCTGGGCGATGGGCCGGGGGAGACCATCAACGTCTGGACCAGCAGGACTTCCGGCTATGCGGCGCCGGACGAGGTCATCACCATCAACGACGGCGAAGGCGGCCACGGTGGTGCTGATCCGCGCCTGATCGAGGAGTTCCTGCGGTTTGCCTCCGAGGGCGGGCAGACCCAGACCAGTCCGATTGCCGCGCGCCAGGCTGTGGTTGCGGGCATCCTCGCGGCTGAATCGCTGCGCGGCGACGGTTCAGCCCGCGAGGTGCCGCCGCTTCCTGCCGAGCTGGTGGAGTATTTCGACGCCGGTCAGCCCGCTTTGGTCCGCGACTGA
- a CDS encoding LysR family transcriptional regulator, which yields MEIHQLQMLRELGDLGSVKAVAETLMVTPSAVSQQLALLQKSVDVPLTRKEGRALVLTDAGRVLAEAGAAVVNAMADARAAIGAYHDAPDAPVSVSAFHSAGQALFAPLAALLSIDKASDGGISPRLRLSDEDVAQEDFPGLAARYDLVLAHRMDNSPQWPEDKVAVIPLADEPLDIALPAHHPLAARTELEPSDVVDETWVTSRDGYSPADVLAAVVAVSGRPAEVLHRINDYSTVAALVSAGGAIGLLPRFTARRVLDAGVVLRPLAGVNSVRKIDILARPEALKRKSVMTVCESLQTVMTELIELSSPH from the coding sequence ATGGAAATCCATCAGCTGCAGATGCTTCGCGAACTTGGGGACCTCGGTAGCGTCAAGGCCGTGGCCGAGACCCTCATGGTCACCCCGTCCGCCGTATCCCAACAGCTCGCGCTCCTCCAGAAGTCGGTGGACGTCCCCTTGACCCGCAAGGAGGGCCGGGCCCTGGTGCTGACCGACGCCGGCCGCGTGCTCGCCGAGGCGGGCGCCGCCGTCGTCAATGCCATGGCAGATGCGCGGGCCGCGATCGGCGCGTACCACGACGCTCCGGACGCGCCCGTCAGCGTGAGCGCCTTTCACAGCGCGGGGCAGGCGCTGTTCGCGCCTTTGGCGGCGCTGCTGTCTATAGACAAAGCGTCCGACGGCGGTATCTCGCCGCGCCTGCGGCTGTCCGACGAGGACGTGGCCCAGGAGGATTTCCCGGGGTTGGCCGCGCGGTACGACCTGGTCCTGGCGCATCGGATGGACAACAGCCCGCAATGGCCCGAAGACAAGGTCGCGGTGATTCCGCTGGCGGATGAGCCGTTGGACATCGCGCTCCCGGCGCATCACCCCTTGGCGGCCCGGACCGAGTTGGAGCCCTCCGATGTCGTCGATGAAACCTGGGTGACCAGCCGCGATGGCTACTCCCCCGCGGACGTTTTGGCCGCCGTCGTGGCCGTGAGTGGACGGCCCGCGGAGGTGCTGCACCGCATCAACGACTATTCGACCGTTGCAGCGCTGGTCTCGGCGGGTGGTGCGATCGGGCTGCTGCCGAGGTTCACGGCACGCCGCGTGCTGGACGCCGGCGTGGTGCTACGCCCCCTGGCCGGAGTGAATTCCGTACGCAAGATCGACATCCTGGCCCGGCCTGAGGCACTCAAACGAAAATCGGTCATGACGGTTTGCGAGTCACTTCAAACCGTCATGACCGAGCTCATCGAGCTATCCAGCCCCCACTAG
- the tdh gene encoding L-threonine 3-dehydrogenase: MKALYKSGPHAGFELVDRPEPQAGPSDVKIRVMTTGICGTDLHIQSWDAWAQGIIEAPLIAGHEFYGEVVEIGEDVRDVKVGDRVSGEGHVVCGICRNCRAGRRQMCIHTVSVGVQRDGAFAEYVVIPETNVWVHHDESVTPELGAIFDPFGNAVHTALSFPLVGEDVLITGAGPIGLMAIAVARHAGARKIAITDVSAPRLELARQMGVDLAVDVSKMRVRDAQQELGMREGFDIGLEMSGHPTALPEMIDNMNHGGRIAMLGLPSQSIDIDWGKVVTHMLTLKGIYGREMFETWYAMSAMLSSNPVLHRSISAVVTDKLSAADWEKGFEIARNGTGGKVVLDWTEL, encoded by the coding sequence ATGAAGGCTCTCTACAAATCCGGACCCCACGCAGGGTTTGAACTCGTCGACCGTCCCGAGCCCCAAGCTGGCCCCAGCGACGTGAAAATCCGGGTCATGACCACCGGAATCTGCGGCACCGACCTCCACATTCAGAGCTGGGACGCCTGGGCGCAGGGCATCATCGAGGCGCCGCTCATCGCCGGTCACGAGTTCTATGGTGAAGTGGTCGAAATCGGCGAAGACGTCCGCGACGTCAAGGTAGGAGACCGGGTTTCCGGCGAAGGCCACGTGGTCTGCGGAATCTGCCGCAACTGCCGTGCGGGACGTCGTCAGATGTGCATCCACACCGTCTCCGTTGGCGTGCAGCGCGATGGCGCGTTTGCTGAGTATGTCGTCATTCCTGAGACCAACGTCTGGGTCCACCACGACGAATCCGTCACGCCGGAACTCGGCGCCATCTTCGACCCCTTCGGCAACGCCGTGCACACCGCGCTGAGCTTCCCGCTGGTCGGCGAAGACGTGCTCATCACCGGCGCCGGACCCATCGGACTGATGGCCATCGCCGTCGCCCGCCATGCAGGTGCCCGCAAGATCGCCATCACCGACGTTTCCGCGCCCCGACTGGAGCTCGCCCGGCAGATGGGTGTGGACCTCGCGGTTGACGTGTCCAAAATGCGGGTCCGCGACGCACAGCAGGAACTGGGCATGCGTGAAGGCTTCGACATTGGACTGGAAATGTCCGGACACCCCACGGCACTGCCTGAGATGATCGACAACATGAACCACGGCGGACGCATCGCCATGCTCGGCCTTCCCAGCCAGTCCATCGACATCGACTGGGGCAAGGTGGTCACCCACATGCTCACCCTCAAGGGCATCTACGGCCGCGAGATGTTCGAAACCTGGTACGCCATGAGCGCCATGCTGTCCTCCAACCCCGTGCTGCACCGCAGCATCTCCGCCGTCGTCACCGACAAGCTGTCCGCAGCCGACTGGGAAAAGGGCTTCGAAATTGCCCGCAACGGCACCGGTGGCAAAGTGGTCCTCGACTGGACCGAACTGTAA
- a CDS encoding glycine C-acetyltransferase: MYSAIKDQLQGELDEIRSAGLFKTERHIDSPQASHIAAGQLGQPANKVLNFCANNYLGLADHPDIIAAAKSAMDERGFGMASVRFICGTQDLHLELETRVSAFLGTEDTILFSSCFDANGGVFESLFGAEDAIISDSLNHASIIDGIRLSKAKRFRYANQDMADLEAKLLEASGSRRKIIVTDGVFSMDGYLAPLEAICDLAEKHDALVMVDDSHAVGFMGPTGAGTPEHAGVSSRVDIYTGTFGKALGGASGGYVSGRSEIVAMLRQKARPYLFSNSLAPAIVAATIKAIELVQESGELRTRLFENAALFRRRMSEEGFELLDGEHAIIPVMFGDAVVAARVADEMLNNGVFVTAFSFPVVPKGVARIRVQLSAAHSADDVEACVQAFIKSRAAVA; this comes from the coding sequence ATGTACTCAGCCATCAAAGACCAACTTCAGGGCGAACTCGACGAGATCCGCAGCGCCGGCCTCTTCAAAACCGAGCGCCACATCGACTCCCCACAGGCAAGCCACATCGCCGCAGGCCAGCTCGGCCAGCCGGCCAACAAGGTCCTGAACTTCTGCGCCAACAACTACCTCGGCCTCGCCGACCACCCGGACATCATCGCCGCCGCCAAATCCGCCATGGACGAGCGCGGCTTCGGCATGGCTTCCGTGCGTTTCATTTGCGGCACCCAGGACCTCCACCTGGAACTCGAAACCCGTGTCTCAGCATTCCTGGGCACCGAGGACACCATCCTGTTCTCCAGCTGCTTCGACGCCAACGGCGGCGTGTTCGAGTCCCTGTTCGGTGCCGAGGACGCCATCATCTCCGACTCGCTGAACCACGCCTCCATCATCGACGGTATCCGCCTGAGCAAGGCCAAGCGTTTCCGTTACGCCAACCAGGACATGGCAGACCTCGAGGCCAAGCTCCTTGAGGCTTCGGGATCGCGACGCAAGATCATCGTCACCGACGGCGTCTTCTCCATGGACGGCTACCTGGCACCGCTCGAAGCCATCTGCGACCTCGCCGAAAAGCACGACGCCTTGGTCATGGTGGACGACTCCCACGCAGTTGGCTTCATGGGCCCCACCGGCGCCGGTACCCCCGAGCACGCAGGGGTTTCGTCCCGGGTTGACATCTACACCGGTACTTTCGGCAAGGCCCTCGGCGGCGCCTCGGGTGGCTACGTTTCCGGCCGCAGCGAGATCGTCGCCATGCTCCGCCAGAAGGCACGCCCCTACCTGTTCTCCAACTCCCTTGCGCCGGCCATCGTTGCGGCCACCATCAAGGCGATCGAACTGGTTCAGGAATCCGGTGAACTGCGCACACGCCTCTTCGAGAACGCTGCCCTGTTCCGTCGCCGCATGAGCGAGGAAGGCTTCGAGCTCCTCGACGGCGAACACGCCATCATCCCCGTGATGTTCGGCGACGCCGTGGTTGCAGCCCGCGTCGCTGACGAGATGCTCAACAACGGAGTCTTCGTCACGGCTTTCAGCTTCCCCGTAGTGCCGAAGGGCGTGGCCCGGATCCGCGTGCAGCTTTCCGCTGCGCACAGCGCGGACGACGTCGAAGCTTGCGTTCAGGCGTTCATCAAGAGTCGCGCCGCGGTCGCCTAA
- a CDS encoding DDE-type integrase/transposase/recombinase, with translation MQDPLGQSERAYESRISGRDRDRIAEYIMGGWADQVSVDHSFATAWDAGVMLASRRTWWRVAAQIEDQMLRPTVPTRSENKRPPREKPVLKATGPGQVWSWDITDLYSPWRGKTFKAYSVLDIYSRQMVAWRIEEREADHLAAEMFETAIARHGAPRIVHADSGPAMKSNLLRDTLTGHGVELTHKRPYVSNDNPFSESGFRTMKYRPGYPRIFKDLETARTYLGDYVPWYNTEHKHSGIALFSPAEVHDGSWKNIWKTRDRALQHYYDQNPHRFRQRPTTPAPRSHVGINLPEKPTNNPPTDSTQFDNLRALGFWGWDVRERWGFGGGM, from the coding sequence GTGCAAGACCCGCTCGGGCAGTCCGAGCGGGCCTATGAATCGCGGATCAGCGGCCGGGACCGGGACCGGATCGCCGAATACATCATGGGAGGCTGGGCCGATCAGGTCTCCGTTGACCATTCCTTCGCGACGGCCTGGGACGCCGGGGTGATGCTTGCGTCCCGCCGCACCTGGTGGCGGGTCGCAGCGCAGATCGAGGACCAGATGCTCCGCCCAACCGTCCCTACCAGAAGCGAGAACAAACGGCCCCCGCGGGAGAAACCCGTTCTGAAGGCCACCGGCCCGGGCCAGGTCTGGTCCTGGGACATCACCGATCTCTACTCGCCCTGGCGCGGAAAAACGTTCAAGGCCTACTCGGTTCTGGATATCTACTCCCGGCAGATGGTCGCCTGGCGGATCGAGGAACGAGAAGCGGACCACCTCGCAGCCGAGATGTTCGAAACCGCCATCGCCCGGCACGGCGCACCCCGCATCGTTCATGCCGATTCAGGGCCGGCCATGAAATCAAACCTGCTCCGTGACACACTCACCGGACACGGCGTGGAACTCACCCACAAACGGCCCTACGTATCGAACGACAACCCTTTTTCAGAGTCCGGGTTCCGGACCATGAAATACAGGCCCGGCTACCCACGGATCTTCAAAGATCTCGAAACCGCCAGGACCTACCTCGGAGACTACGTGCCCTGGTACAACACCGAGCACAAACACTCAGGCATCGCCTTGTTTTCACCAGCTGAAGTCCACGACGGCTCCTGGAAGAACATCTGGAAGACACGCGACCGAGCCCTCCAGCACTACTACGACCAGAACCCTCACCGATTCCGGCAACGACCCACCACACCGGCCCCACGAAGCCACGTCGGAATCAACCTCCCCGAAAAACCAACCAACAACCCACCCACTGACTCCACACAGTTTGACAACCTGCGAGCGTTGGGGTTTTGGGGGTGGGATGTGAGAGAGCGTTGGGGTTTTGGGGGTGGGATGTGA